One segment of Carya illinoinensis cultivar Pawnee chromosome 1, C.illinoinensisPawnee_v1, whole genome shotgun sequence DNA contains the following:
- the LOC122316305 gene encoding F-box protein At2g02240-like isoform X3, giving the protein MKRKISEIMDITSELPEECIADIISKTSPPDACRMSLVSQTFSSVAASNFVWEALLPPDHQQIISESVSSSPSLNILSKKDLYFSLCDNPILIGNGNRSFAIHKWSGKKTYMLGARELGVIWGDASQYWKWYSLAESPVLPKSRFSEVAHLVDVCWLYVWGRIETKILSPNTRYGAYLIYTIGDQSHGLDKPVKLLVRFLDEIRCDYINAYLLSRTSMDDAPEDEDARFPRDREDMWMGIEMGEFFNHDQVERVVEMHLRETEVLNWKSGLVIHGIEVRPKDLR; this is encoded by the exons atgaagagaaagatTTCGGAAATTATGGATATTACAAGCGAACTGCCGGAAGAGTGCATCGCAGACATAATTTCGAAGACATCCCCTCCTGATGCATGCAGGATGTCATTGGTTTCCCAGACATTCAGCTCCGTTGCTGCTTCCAATTTCGTGTGGGAGGCGCTTCTGCCTCCCGATCATCAGCAAATCATTTCTGAATCGGTTTCGTCGTCGCCATCATTGAATATTTTGTCCAAGAAAGATCTTTATTTCAGCCTCTGCGACAATCCGATCCTCATCGGCAACGGCAACAGG AGTTTTGCAATACATAAATGGAGTGGGAAAAAGACATACATGCTGGGAGCGAGAGAATTAGGGGTAATATGGGGAGACGCTTCACAATACTGGAAATGGTATTCTCTTGCCGAGTCACCAGTTTTACCCAAATCCAG ATTTTCGGAGGTCGCTCATCTTGTGGATGTGTGTTGGCTTTATGTATGGGGCAGAATTGAGACCAAAATTCTGTCCCCAAATACCAGATACGGAGCATACCTTATCTACACTATTGGGGATCAATCCCATGGGCTTGACAAGCCGGTGAAGTTGTTGGTTAGATTTCTAGATGAGATCAGATGTGATTATATCAATGCTTATTTGCTATCACGAACATCCATGGATGATGCACCCGAGGACGAGGATGCACGATTTCCAAGAGACAGAGAGGACATGTGGATGGGGATTGAGATGGGGGAATTCTTCAATCATGACCAGGTAGAAAGAGTGGTCGAAATGCACTTGCGGGAGACTGAAGTCCTCAACTGGAAGTCTGGCCTTGTGATCCATGGCATTGAGGTTCGACCAAAAGATTTAAGatga